A single window of Crassostrea angulata isolate pt1a10 chromosome 8, ASM2561291v2, whole genome shotgun sequence DNA harbors:
- the LOC128158870 gene encoding uncharacterized protein LOC128158870, producing MQYFDMEFRVPDKDPLFNGTISFMQCMVFCLSMPSCLSVFVSNRETCTGYHFTHHYKAGLQFLNSSEETYFFKEHKCNTPGYTWNSTHQYCYKYHTTGKKYEEARTACSQDDPRSHLFLVDSESAIVFLQHIVDLYGNKLYLQGMRKDASSPFLNDFGGAIPFFLWNENEPESHSESIYLRTSFSNSTLMEVSRGEIYRKFLCYIM from the exons ATGCAGTATTTTGATATGGAATTTCGTGTTCCAGATAAAGACCCTTTATTTAATGGAACAATTTCATTTATGCAATGTATGGTTTTCTGTTTATCTATGCCATCGTGTCTGTCTGTGTTTGTGTCCAATAGAGAAACTTGTACAGGGTACCACTTTACACATCACTATAAAGCTGGACTACAGTTTTTGAATTCCAGTGAGGAAACATATTTCTTCAAAG AACATAAATGTAACACACCTGGTTACACCTGGAATTCAACACACCAGTATTGTTACAAGTATCATACTActggaaaaaaatatgaagaagcTAGAACAGCGTGTAGTCAAGACGATCCTAGAAGTCATTTATTTCTTGTGGACTCAGAAAGTGCCATCGTGTTTTTACAACATATAGTTG ATCTTTATGGTAATAAACTGTACTTACAAGGAATGAGAAAAGACGCGTCCTCGCCTTTCCTTAACGACTTTGGTGGAGCAATACCATTTTTCctatggaatgaaaatgaacCAGAATCTCATTCTGAAAGTATTTACTTACGTACAAGTTTCTCAAATTCAACGCTAATGGAGGTCTCACGAGGAGAAATCTATAGAAAATTTCTGTGTTACATTATGTAG